One region of Desulfomicrobium macestii genomic DNA includes:
- a CDS encoding rhomboid family intramembrane serine protease: protein MFPLRDNIPSRHRSYMMWTLLALNIAFFLAGLGLSNAQEFRLFHLYGVVPARYFDSQWAMFQGYPEGLLLPLATHMFLHSGWLHLIANMWTLWIFGDNVEDVMGPFKFLLFYLLCGLGALAVHMLTNSSSTMPVVGASGAIAGVMGAYFFLYPHAKVVTFLPILIIPFIFELPAVFYLGAWFMTQVFSGMLAPAGGGGVAWWAHIGGFVVGMLLLRFFRDDSRCYYCYRSETWKEWK from the coding sequence ATGTTTCCTCTGCGCGACAACATCCCCTCCCGGCATCGATCCTACATGATGTGGACCCTGCTGGCCCTGAACATCGCTTTTTTTCTGGCCGGGCTTGGCCTGAGCAATGCCCAGGAGTTCAGGCTCTTTCATCTTTACGGCGTGGTCCCGGCCCGCTATTTCGATTCTCAGTGGGCCATGTTCCAGGGCTATCCCGAAGGGCTGCTCTTGCCTCTTGCAACGCACATGTTCCTGCACTCCGGCTGGCTGCACCTCATCGCCAACATGTGGACGCTCTGGATTTTCGGGGACAACGTGGAGGACGTGATGGGCCCCTTCAAGTTTCTCCTTTTCTACCTGCTGTGCGGTCTTGGAGCGCTGGCGGTGCACATGCTCACCAATTCCTCTTCCACCATGCCCGTGGTTGGGGCTTCCGGGGCCATCGCCGGGGTCATGGGCGCCTATTTCTTTTTGTATCCGCATGCCAAGGTGGTCACTTTCCTGCCCATCCTGATCATTCCCTTCATCTTCGAGCTGCCCGCCGTGTTTTATCTTGGAGCCTGGTTCATGACCCAGGTCTTCTCCGGTATGCTTGCTCCGGCCGGCGGCGGGGGAGTGGCCTGGTGGGCGCACATCGGCGGCTTCGTGGTCGGCATGCTCCTGCTGCGTTTTTTTCGCGACGATTCGCGCTGCTATTATTGCTACCGTTCCGAAACCTGGAAGGAGTGGAAGTAG
- a CDS encoding OmpA family protein, protein MKVKKLVLLALLVAMFSASVAVAAENYVRKVDNFIILVDRSGSMDEKYVGTKDKKIVLAKALLERMNGMIPELGYMGGLNTAAPVGELQGMEAYSNAGYGASLAKVPTLIGSNPTPLGHGLAALEPALQSAVGRSAVIIVSDGRENVGEGSLQVAAALAEKYGVCFHTISFADTVNGNQALLDAITALKPCGVGASAAQLADDAALKQFVQDVFYDTAAVDPCSLDDDNDGVNNCIDKCPDTIKGLAVDADGCPVADIVTLKINFDFDKSDIKPEYYQELADFASYMRQQQSFTVVEIAGHTDSVGSDEYNQKLSERRAKAVRDYMVNELGMDDKLFSAVGYGESKPIASNDTDAGRAENRRILAELKGVFKKK, encoded by the coding sequence ATGAAAGTTAAAAAATTGGTTCTTCTGGCACTGCTCGTGGCCATGTTTTCCGCCTCCGTGGCGGTGGCCGCCGAAAATTACGTGCGCAAGGTCGACAACTTCATAATCCTGGTGGACCGCTCCGGTTCCATGGATGAAAAGTATGTAGGCACCAAGGACAAGAAAATCGTTCTGGCCAAGGCCCTGCTTGAGCGCATGAACGGCATGATTCCCGAGCTTGGTTACATGGGCGGCCTGAATACTGCCGCTCCGGTAGGTGAACTCCAGGGTATGGAAGCATATTCCAATGCCGGTTACGGTGCTTCCCTGGCCAAGGTTCCTACACTGATCGGTTCCAATCCCACCCCTCTTGGCCATGGACTCGCCGCTCTTGAGCCTGCCCTGCAGAGCGCCGTGGGCCGCAGTGCGGTTATCATTGTGTCGGACGGACGTGAGAATGTCGGCGAAGGCTCCTTGCAGGTTGCCGCCGCCTTGGCTGAAAAATACGGCGTGTGTTTCCACACCATCAGCTTTGCCGACACTGTCAACGGCAACCAGGCCCTGCTTGATGCCATCACCGCTCTGAAGCCTTGCGGCGTTGGAGCTTCCGCTGCCCAGTTGGCCGATGACGCCGCTCTGAAGCAGTTCGTGCAGGACGTGTTCTACGATACGGCCGCGGTTGACCCTTGCTCCCTTGACGACGACAACGACGGCGTGAACAACTGCATCGACAAGTGCCCCGACACCATCAAGGGTCTGGCTGTTGACGCCGATGGTTGCCCTGTTGCCGATATCGTGACCCTCAAGATCAACTTCGACTTCGACAAGTCCGACATCAAGCCCGAGTACTACCAGGAACTGGCTGATTTCGCCTCCTACATGAGACAGCAGCAGTCCTTCACTGTTGTTGAAATCGCCGGTCACACCGATTCCGTGGGTTCCGATGAATACAACCAGAAGTTGTCCGAGCGTCGCGCCAAGGCCGTTCGCGACTATATGGTCAATGAACTCGGCATGGACGACAAGCTGTTCTCCGCCGTAGGCTATGGCGAGAGCAAGCCCATTGCCAGCAATGACACCGACGCAGGCCGCGCCGAAAACCGTCGCATCCTCGCCGAACTGAAGGGCGTCTTCAAGAAGAAGTAG
- the dinB gene encoding DNA polymerase IV, which translates to MQDPLNDAPDFKRVILHLDMDAFFTSVEQADDPRLQGQPVVIGQSLRGVASAASYEARKYGIRSAMPIVQAKKLCPHAVFLPGRMSRYREISGKIMNIMRALCPVVEQASVDEAYADISGTLRIFGPPENLARRLKAEILSDTNLTCSVGIAPNKFLAKIASDWDKPGGLTSIRPADVPTFLHELPLGKIPGVGKHFQEELRRIGVTTVPHVLARPRAYWSETMGKRGAFLHDRACGIDDSPVVPGHDPKSCSAENTLERDTLDRTLLERWLLIQAERIGRELRGLGKKGLTVTLKIKFKDFSSITRSRTLTRPTDITTEILEAARKLLAAEKLPQPVRLIGIGVSNFRFVQAELPLMPDANRKRSQKLDQAMDRIRDKFGSTSILRAEAAVRETEAIEDLLSQKNRTLNGQ; encoded by the coding sequence ATGCAAGATCCTCTCAATGATGCCCCGGACTTTAAACGGGTCATTTTGCACTTGGACATGGACGCGTTTTTCACCTCCGTGGAACAGGCCGACGATCCGAGGCTGCAGGGACAACCTGTAGTGATCGGACAATCCCTGCGCGGAGTGGCTTCGGCAGCGTCATACGAAGCCAGGAAATACGGCATCAGATCCGCCATGCCCATCGTACAGGCCAAAAAACTCTGCCCTCACGCAGTGTTTCTGCCGGGCCGCATGTCCCGCTACCGTGAAATCTCCGGCAAGATCATGAACATCATGCGCGCGCTGTGTCCCGTGGTCGAGCAGGCCTCCGTCGACGAAGCATATGCGGATATAAGTGGCACGCTTCGAATCTTCGGACCTCCGGAAAACCTCGCCCGACGTCTGAAGGCAGAGATTCTGTCCGACACCAATCTGACCTGCTCCGTGGGCATCGCCCCCAACAAGTTTCTCGCCAAGATCGCTTCGGACTGGGACAAGCCAGGAGGCCTGACAAGCATCCGCCCCGCCGACGTGCCCACGTTCCTGCACGAGCTCCCGCTGGGCAAAATCCCCGGGGTTGGAAAACACTTCCAGGAGGAGCTTCGCCGAATCGGCGTGACCACGGTTCCCCACGTGCTGGCCCGCCCCCGGGCCTACTGGAGCGAGACCATGGGCAAACGCGGAGCGTTTCTGCACGACAGGGCGTGCGGCATCGATGATTCGCCGGTGGTTCCCGGGCACGACCCCAAGTCCTGCAGCGCGGAGAACACGCTGGAGCGGGACACGCTGGACCGGACCCTGCTTGAGCGGTGGTTGCTCATCCAGGCGGAACGCATCGGGCGGGAGCTGCGCGGGCTCGGAAAAAAAGGGCTGACCGTGACCCTCAAGATCAAATTCAAGGATTTCTCTTCCATCACGCGCAGCAGGACCCTGACCCGGCCCACGGACATCACCACGGAAATCCTCGAAGCCGCGCGCAAACTCCTGGCGGCCGAAAAACTCCCCCAGCCCGTTCGACTCATCGGCATCGGGGTCTCCAATTTCCGCTTCGTGCAGGCCGAACTGCCGCTCATGCCCGATGCAAACCGCAAGCGCAGTCAAAAGCTGGACCAGGCCATGGACCGCATCCGGGACAAATTCGGAAGCACGAGCATCCTCCGAGCTGAGGCCGCGGTCAGGGAAACGGAAGCCATCGAGGACCTTTTATCCCAAAAAAACCGCACTTTGAACGGACAATAA
- a CDS encoding SufB/SufD family protein yields MSELSPTLVDLNSYSFTGRQSPELPDFSSLSEESKHELRMVGVDVDATGERAGTFVQFDHSTVHCKSSGKGVEVLGIRQALKKYDGLPEYFWKAMDPEKDDFTRTAAKEELHGGYFIRTEKGVKVAEPVQTCLFIKGQNVGQNVHNIVVVEEDSEVHIITGCATSHDVTSALHLGISEFYIKKGGKLTFTMVHNWGEDVMVRPRTVGIVEENGVLQNNYVLLKKVKSVQSYPTIYLNGDGAVARFNSVIVTPTGSHVDTGNRIVLNAPNTRGEIISRTITTGGTIVARGEIIGNAVPARGHLECKGLILGGGLIHAIPELQGCVTGVELSHEAAVGKIAQEEIEYLMARGLDEDEATSTIVRGFLNVEIMGLPQELRESIDRTIAELDASDAM; encoded by the coding sequence ATGTCTGAACTAAGCCCAACCCTGGTCGATCTGAACTCCTATTCCTTCACCGGTCGCCAGAGCCCCGAGCTGCCCGATTTTTCCTCCCTGTCCGAAGAGAGCAAGCATGAGCTGCGCATGGTCGGGGTGGACGTCGACGCCACCGGCGAACGTGCGGGCACGTTTGTGCAATTTGACCACTCCACCGTGCATTGCAAGAGCTCGGGCAAGGGTGTGGAGGTGCTGGGCATTCGTCAGGCGCTCAAGAAATACGACGGCCTGCCCGAATATTTCTGGAAGGCCATGGACCCGGAAAAGGACGATTTCACCCGCACGGCGGCCAAGGAAGAGCTGCACGGCGGCTATTTCATCCGCACCGAGAAAGGGGTCAAGGTCGCCGAGCCGGTCCAGACCTGCCTGTTCATAAAAGGCCAGAACGTGGGCCAGAACGTGCACAACATCGTGGTCGTGGAGGAGGACTCCGAGGTTCACATCATCACCGGTTGCGCCACTTCCCACGACGTGACTTCGGCTCTGCATCTGGGCATCTCCGAATTCTACATCAAGAAGGGCGGCAAGCTGACTTTCACCATGGTTCACAACTGGGGCGAGGACGTCATGGTCCGGCCGCGCACGGTGGGCATAGTGGAGGAGAACGGGGTTCTTCAGAACAACTACGTCCTTCTGAAAAAGGTCAAGTCCGTGCAGTCCTATCCGACGATATATCTGAACGGCGACGGAGCCGTGGCCCGCTTCAATTCCGTCATCGTCACGCCCACCGGTTCCCATGTGGACACGGGCAACCGCATCGTGCTCAACGCCCCGAACACGCGCGGCGAGATCATTTCGCGCACCATCACTACCGGCGGGACCATCGTCGCGCGCGGCGAGATCATCGGCAATGCGGTTCCGGCGCGCGGACATCTGGAGTGCAAGGGCCTGATCCTCGGCGGCGGACTGATCCACGCCATCCCCGAGTTGCAGGGCTGCGTGACCGGTGTGGAGCTGTCTCATGAGGCGGCCGTGGGCAAGATCGCCCAGGAGGAGATCGAGTATCTCATGGCGCGCGGCCTGGACGAGGACGAAGCCACCTCGACCATCGTGCGCGGCTTTCTGAACGTGGAGATAATGGGGCTGCCCCAGGAACTGCGCGAGTCCATCGACCGGACCATCGCCGAACTGGACGCCAGCGACGCCATGTAA
- the coaE gene encoding dephospho-CoA kinase (Dephospho-CoA kinase (CoaE) performs the final step in coenzyme A biosynthesis.), whose amino-acid sequence MQEYVEKVGVTDVGQRLDVFWQACLEEEGVARSRVQAWIKDGRARINGQVCTKAATRLTPGQTLTLAPEYIDSSIVPDDGPLDVLFADDDLVVINKTPAMTVHPAPSVAEPTLVHRVAHHFPALLSQSGERPGVVHRLDKDTSGLIVLALSESARLSLTQAFASREVYKEYLALVAGVPDSSGTVNLALGRHPSIKTRMAVVERGGRAAETRYELLWSASDRSASLVRVRIMTGRTHQIRVHMAALGHPLLGDSVYADKTTAARAPRQMLHAWQLRFEHPRGLEPLEFCASPPEDFMQVLRGLCRERACIGLTGAVGSGKSTVRAVAEEMGVPVFCADRVVAEAYARGGEGCAILEHHFGSRFTQPGGGVDKDLLRDALAESDSLRREVERLVHPLVRHALHAFRAAHDEDVTLAEIPLLCEAGLAGEIDLLAVVYCPDSLRHARLQGRGWSPERIVMVDAWQWPQARKVGMAQFVVDNSGSLEELESRARALIRVVHGMLLGHAERCMEELQDIFENPDTMEEGS is encoded by the coding sequence ATGCAGGAATACGTGGAAAAGGTTGGCGTCACGGACGTCGGGCAGCGTCTGGATGTTTTCTGGCAGGCTTGCCTTGAAGAGGAGGGCGTGGCCAGAAGCCGCGTCCAGGCCTGGATCAAGGACGGACGGGCGCGTATCAATGGGCAGGTCTGCACCAAGGCGGCAACCCGGCTCACACCCGGCCAGACCCTGACCTTGGCCCCGGAATACATCGATTCGAGCATCGTTCCCGATGACGGCCCCCTGGACGTTTTATTCGCCGATGACGACCTGGTCGTGATCAACAAGACTCCGGCCATGACCGTGCATCCGGCGCCGTCGGTGGCTGAACCGACGCTTGTGCACCGCGTGGCCCACCATTTTCCGGCCTTGCTGTCCCAGTCCGGGGAGCGTCCCGGTGTCGTGCATCGCCTGGACAAGGACACTTCCGGGCTTATCGTGCTGGCGCTGTCCGAGTCGGCGCGTCTGAGCCTGACCCAGGCCTTCGCGTCCCGCGAGGTCTACAAGGAATATCTGGCCCTGGTCGCCGGAGTGCCCGATTCTTCCGGTACCGTGAATCTCGCCCTGGGGCGGCATCCGAGCATCAAGACGCGCATGGCCGTGGTCGAACGTGGGGGACGCGCGGCCGAGACCCGCTACGAGCTGCTCTGGAGCGCTTCGGACAGGAGCGCTTCCCTGGTCCGGGTTCGCATCATGACGGGCCGCACTCACCAGATCCGCGTGCATATGGCCGCGCTGGGGCACCCCCTGCTGGGGGACTCGGTCTATGCCGACAAGACGACCGCCGCGCGCGCCCCCCGGCAGATGTTGCATGCCTGGCAGCTGCGTTTCGAGCATCCCCGGGGACTTGAGCCCCTGGAGTTTTGCGCTTCCCCGCCGGAAGATTTTATGCAGGTGCTGCGCGGGCTTTGCCGCGAGCGGGCCTGCATCGGTCTGACCGGAGCAGTGGGCAGCGGCAAGTCCACCGTCCGCGCGGTGGCCGAGGAGATGGGCGTGCCGGTTTTCTGCGCGGATCGGGTGGTGGCCGAAGCCTACGCCAGGGGCGGGGAGGGCTGCGCCATTCTGGAGCATCATTTCGGAAGCCGCTTCACGCAACCCGGAGGTGGCGTGGACAAGGACCTGCTGCGTGACGCCCTGGCCGAATCCGACAGCCTGCGCCGTGAGGTGGAGCGCCTGGTTCATCCCCTGGTGCGACATGCCCTGCATGCCTTTCGGGCCGCGCATGACGAGGACGTGACCCTGGCCGAGATCCCCCTGCTTTGCGAAGCCGGGCTAGCCGGCGAGATCGATCTGCTGGCGGTGGTCTACTGCCCGGATTCCCTGAGGCATGCCAGGCTGCAGGGCCGGGGATGGAGTCCGGAGCGGATAGTCATGGTCGATGCCTGGCAGTGGCCCCAGGCCAGAAAGGTGGGCATGGCGCAGTTCGTGGTCGACAACTCCGGCTCCCTGGAGGAACTTGAGTCCCGCGCGCGGGCCCTGATCCGGGTCGTGCATGGGATGCTGCTCGGCCATGCCGAGCGGTGCATGGAGGAGTTGCAGGACATTTTTGAAAATCCGGACACCATGGAAGAGGGGAGCTGA
- a CDS encoding metal-dependent hydrolase, whose translation MPGYKGHLVGGVLTGGAVLGGLFWTGTYVPEMPQLAVLGALVLLGSLFPDVDTDSKGQHIFYLTLAVLDFALIVQGYYKWAAVLGFAAMFPAIGPHRGWTHTWWAMLAVPLPLVLLPVWLYGATPKAMAPFYGAAVLGYFSHLMIDRKWS comes from the coding sequence ATGCCCGGATACAAGGGACATCTGGTCGGCGGGGTGCTGACGGGAGGCGCGGTGCTGGGGGGATTGTTCTGGACCGGGACGTATGTCCCGGAAATGCCGCAGTTGGCCGTGCTCGGCGCGCTGGTGCTGCTGGGGAGCCTCTTTCCGGACGTCGACACGGACTCCAAGGGCCAGCACATCTTTTATCTGACTCTGGCCGTGCTCGATTTCGCCCTCATCGTGCAGGGCTATTACAAGTGGGCGGCGGTGCTGGGGTTTGCGGCCATGTTCCCGGCCATCGGCCCGCATCGCGGCTGGACCCACACCTGGTGGGCCATGCTCGCCGTACCCCTGCCCCTGGTGCTGCTTCCGGTCTGGCTGTACGGCGCAACACCCAAGGCCATGGCGCCTTTTTACGGGGCGGCCGTGCTGGGGTATTTTTCGCACCTGATGATAGACAGGAAGTGGAGTTGA
- a CDS encoding transporter substrate-binding domain-containing protein: MRFMTKIVLALLLVAFAAMPIMAADHELAQKSTLNQILKRGELRVGLDAGYMPFEMTDKKGDIVGFDVDMAKEMAKAMGVKLTIVNTDYDGIIPALMADKFDIIISGMTVNQERNLQINFADPYIVVGQAILLSKKHEGKITSYKDLNDPKYIVASRIGTTGEQAAKRMIPKAQYKSFEKESDGAMEVVNGQADAFVYDLPFCAVFMAQQGGANLVLLDKVFTYEPLGFGVKKGDPDFLNWLDNFLTQIKADGRFDRIYDKWIKGTEWLKEIQ, from the coding sequence ATGCGTTTTATGACGAAGATTGTTTTGGCCCTGCTCCTGGTCGCCTTCGCGGCCATGCCGATCATGGCCGCGGACCATGAACTCGCCCAGAAATCCACCCTGAACCAGATTCTCAAGCGCGGCGAACTGCGTGTCGGTCTCGATGCCGGCTACATGCCCTTCGAGATGACGGACAAGAAAGGCGACATCGTCGGCTTCGACGTCGACATGGCCAAGGAAATGGCCAAGGCCATGGGCGTCAAGCTGACCATCGTCAACACCGACTATGACGGCATCATCCCCGCGCTGATGGCCGACAAGTTCGATATCATCATCAGCGGCATGACCGTGAACCAGGAACGCAACCTGCAGATCAACTTCGCCGATCCGTACATCGTTGTCGGCCAGGCCATCCTGCTGTCCAAGAAGCACGAAGGCAAGATCACCTCCTACAAGGACCTGAACGATCCCAAATACATCGTCGCCTCCCGCATCGGCACCACCGGCGAGCAGGCCGCCAAGCGCATGATCCCCAAGGCCCAGTACAAGAGCTTTGAGAAGGAATCCGACGGCGCCATGGAAGTGGTCAACGGACAGGCCGACGCCTTTGTCTACGACCTGCCCTTCTGCGCGGTCTTCATGGCCCAGCAGGGCGGCGCCAACCTCGTCCTGCTGGACAAGGTCTTCACCTACGAGCCCCTGGGCTTCGGCGTGAAGAAGGGCGACCCCGATTTCCTGAACTGGCTGGACAACTTCCTGACCCAGATCAAGGCCGACGGCCGCTTCGACCGCATCTACGACAAATGGATCAAGGGCACCGAGTGGCTCAAGGAAATCCAGTAA
- a CDS encoding ABC transporter ATP-binding protein, with protein sequence MLQIENLHVSIGDREVLKGINLNIDEGETFILFGPNGSGKTTLLMTLMGFGGYTVTAGKIVFKGVDITAMPTYERARLGIGMSFQRPPTIHGLKTRHLVSMCARGREIDVDGMAKTVNFQDFLNRDINSGFSGGEIKRSELLQLMAQNPDLILFDEPESGVDLENMVLIGNTARALLDGAAAPSPETCMRDLRRRNKTSGLIITHTGYILDYVNADRGQVMYNGVLCCDTRPTRPRDILDHISKYGYKECIRCLN encoded by the coding sequence ATGCTTCAGATTGAAAACCTGCATGTCAGTATCGGTGACAGGGAAGTCTTGAAAGGGATCAACCTGAACATCGACGAAGGAGAGACGTTCATTCTCTTCGGTCCCAACGGTTCCGGAAAAACCACCCTGCTCATGACGCTCATGGGTTTTGGCGGCTACACCGTGACCGCGGGCAAGATTGTCTTCAAGGGTGTCGATATCACCGCAATGCCCACCTACGAACGGGCCCGGCTTGGCATCGGCATGTCCTTCCAGCGGCCGCCGACCATTCATGGGCTCAAAACCCGCCATCTTGTCTCCATGTGCGCCCGTGGCCGTGAGATTGACGTGGACGGCATGGCCAAGACCGTCAATTTTCAGGACTTTCTGAATCGTGACATCAATTCGGGCTTTTCCGGAGGCGAGATCAAGCGCTCCGAGCTTTTGCAGCTCATGGCCCAGAATCCGGACCTCATCCTCTTCGATGAGCCGGAATCGGGCGTTGATCTGGAGAACATGGTCCTGATCGGCAACACGGCCCGCGCCCTGCTCGACGGCGCGGCGGCTCCGTCGCCCGAAACGTGCATGCGCGACCTGCGTCGCCGCAACAAGACCTCGGGCCTCATCATCACCCACACCGGCTATATCCTCGACTACGTCAACGCCGACCGTGGCCAGGTCATGTACAACGGTGTGTTGTGCTGCGACACGCGGCCGACCAGACCCCGCGACATTCTTGATCACATCAGCAAGTACGGCTACAAGGAGTGCATCAGATGTCTGAACTAA
- a CDS encoding amino acid ABC transporter permease (The N-terminal region of this protein, as described by TIGR01726, is a three transmembrane segment that identifies a subfamily of ABC transporter permease subunits, which specificities that include histidine, arginine, glutamine, glutamate, L-cystine (sic), the opines (in Agrobacterium) octopine and nopaline, etc.) translates to MATYTGLDRPKSKFYYQFWSFAFVIGLCGAMALLYYSTKKVEYTWRWNRVPQYFIYDEKVNIRAEMEGTITSITKSGENVLVTVQGDDGEESHTLPGTSLLLAQGDYVYAGDNIGFYTQTKPGILIEGLLLTLEVSALAIVFGILLGLFTGLARISDNPALRWGAIAYIELIRGSPLLVQIFLWYFVVGTVINSMLSQYGIGQIPPLWFGVMALAIFTGAYTAEIVRAGIQSVHRGQMEAARSLGMTYPLAMRKVILPQAFRRILPPLAGQFISLVKDSSLLGVISIRELTKASREVVSSSLQPFEIWIVCAILYLVLTFTLSMFVQYLERKAI, encoded by the coding sequence ATGGCCACCTACACCGGACTCGATCGGCCCAAAAGCAAGTTTTATTACCAGTTCTGGAGTTTCGCCTTCGTGATAGGGCTCTGCGGCGCCATGGCCCTGCTCTACTACTCCACGAAAAAAGTGGAGTACACGTGGAGATGGAACCGCGTGCCACAGTATTTCATCTACGACGAAAAGGTGAACATCCGCGCCGAAATGGAAGGCACCATCACCTCGATAACCAAGTCCGGCGAGAACGTGCTTGTTACGGTGCAAGGCGACGACGGAGAGGAAAGCCACACCCTGCCCGGCACCTCGCTGCTGCTGGCCCAGGGCGACTATGTCTATGCGGGCGACAACATCGGATTCTACACCCAGACCAAGCCCGGAATCCTGATCGAGGGGTTGCTGCTGACTCTTGAGGTCAGCGCTCTGGCCATCGTCTTCGGCATCCTGCTCGGCCTCTTCACGGGCCTGGCCCGCATCTCCGACAACCCGGCCTTGCGCTGGGGAGCCATCGCCTACATCGAGCTCATTCGCGGTTCACCGCTTCTGGTGCAGATTTTTCTCTGGTATTTCGTGGTCGGCACGGTCATCAACAGCATGCTGTCCCAATACGGGATCGGCCAGATTCCTCCGCTCTGGTTCGGCGTCATGGCCCTGGCCATCTTCACCGGCGCCTACACCGCAGAAATCGTGCGCGCGGGCATCCAGTCCGTGCACCGAGGCCAGATGGAGGCCGCGCGCTCTCTTGGAATGACCTACCCCCTGGCCATGCGCAAGGTCATCCTGCCCCAGGCCTTTCGCCGCATACTGCCGCCCCTGGCCGGACAGTTCATCAGCCTGGTCAAGGACTCGTCCCTGCTCGGCGTCATCTCCATCCGCGAACTGACCAAGGCCTCCCGCGAGGTGGTGTCCTCGTCTCTGCAGCCCTTTGAAATCTGGATCGTGTGCGCCATCCTGTACCTGGTCCTGACCTTTACCCTGTCCATGTTCGTGCAATATCTCGAACGCAAGGCCATCTAG
- a CDS encoding dimethylarginine dimethylaminohydrolase family protein: MFSHAITRIPGPDYSKGLTTSTLPAPDLELALRQHGAYVRCLESLGLTVEVLPAAPGFPDACFVEDTAVVTREIAVISRPGAPSRRDEILSTIGPLSAHRPLARIEDPGTLDGGDILQVEKRFFIGVSDRTNEEGARQLAAILAGHGYESSIIKVAAGLHLKSSLNFVGENTMLVTRDFAGHPAISNFRQIICPEGEEYAANTLLVNGTLIMPTGYPRTRVLLESLSLPIVELDTSEYRKMDGGLTCLSLRL, from the coding sequence ATGTTCTCTCATGCCATCACCCGCATTCCCGGCCCCGATTACTCCAAAGGTCTGACCACCTCCACCCTGCCCGCTCCGGACCTTGAGCTGGCGCTCCGGCAGCACGGCGCATACGTGCGCTGCCTCGAATCCCTGGGGCTGACCGTAGAAGTCCTGCCCGCCGCGCCCGGCTTTCCCGACGCCTGCTTTGTCGAGGACACGGCCGTGGTCACCCGCGAGATCGCGGTCATCTCCCGGCCCGGCGCGCCCTCCCGCCGCGATGAAATCCTGTCCACGATCGGCCCGCTGTCCGCTCACCGCCCCCTGGCCCGCATCGAAGATCCGGGCACCCTCGACGGCGGTGACATCCTGCAGGTTGAAAAGCGCTTTTTCATCGGCGTCTCCGATCGCACCAACGAGGAAGGCGCAAGGCAGCTGGCCGCCATTCTGGCAGGCCACGGCTACGAAAGCAGCATCATCAAGGTCGCAGCCGGCCTGCACCTCAAATCCAGCCTTAATTTCGTTGGCGAAAACACCATGCTGGTCACCCGTGATTTCGCCGGGCATCCGGCCATCTCCAATTTCAGGCAGATCATCTGCCCCGAAGGCGAAGAGTACGCGGCCAACACCCTGCTCGTGAACGGCACCCTGATCATGCCCACGGGCTATCCCCGGACCAGGGTCCTGCTCGAATCCCTGAGTCTGCCCATCGTGGAACTGGACACCAGCGAATACCGCAAGATGGACGGCGGCCTGACCTGCCTGTCACTGCGTCTCTAA